From Schistosoma haematobium chromosome Unknown HiC_scaffold_428, whole genome shotgun sequence, the proteins below share one genomic window:
- a CDS encoding uncharacterized protein (EggNog:ENOG410V83G~COG:A) has protein sequence MYGAQPYPPSQTPMGYYGVGPLIPPACAVPAVTPFASPYPGYWQPNMIPAAGIQSLRPQASTGFTPPSQIIILPTPPSVHQVNASGIGIGHSTSNLSVSTPAARQSDLSVFEAIEGVVLMASNIPQRMNCDHLFNLICLYGNVARIKFLKTRPGYAMVQVGNPETGDLIHRYFSGVCVFEQVIQFHHSKVTELKEHENLGTLADGSPVMKNYMTDPNNRFRNSMVAAKSRILEPSRTLHFFNAPLNFSPDDICRVFSDCGATPPPRVVIFTSKAGQKNFSW, from the exons ATGTATGGCGCACAACCCTACCCTCCCTCCCAAACACCGATGGGTTACTATGGAGTGGGTCCACTTATTCCTCCGGCGTGCGCTGTCCCTGCCGTGACACCGTTTGCCTCTCCATATCCAGGTTACTGGCAACCTAATATGATCCCGGCTGCTGGTATCCAGTCACTCAGGCCACAAGCTTCGACTGGTTTCACACCACCATCACAAATCATAATACTTCCAACCCCTCCTTCAGTTCATCAAGTAAATGCTAGCGGAATTGGGATTGGTCATTCAACATCAAACCTATCTGTATCAACTCCGGCTGCTCGTCAATCGGACTTGTCAGTTTTTGAAGCTATTGAAGGTGTAGTTTTAATGGCCAGCAATATACCACAGCGCATGAATTGTGATCATCTGTTCAATTTAATTTGTCTGTATGGTAATGTTGCACGGATTAAGTTCCTGAAGACACGCCCTGGCTATGCAATGGTTCAAGTCGGAAACCCAGAAACAGGTGACCTCATACATCGATACTTCAGTGGAGTGTGTGTGTTTGAGCAAGTTATTCAGTTTCATCACAGCAAGGTGACGGAGCTTAAGGAACATGAAAATCTGGGGACATTGGCTGATGGGTCACCAGTTATGAAAAATTACATGA CGGACCCCAACAACCGCTTCCGAAACTCAATGGTGGCTGCCAAAAGTAGAATTCTTGAACCTTCTCGCACACTTCATTTCTTCAATGCCCCCCTTAATTTTAGTCCAGATGACATTTGCCGAGTGTTCTCAGATTGTGGTGCCACACCTCCACCCCGTGTTGTAATATTCACTTCTAAAGCAGGTCAAAAAAACTTCTCTTGGTAA